In Sulfitobacter sp. OXR-159, one DNA window encodes the following:
- the dnaE gene encoding DNA polymerase III subunit alpha, giving the protein MSNDPRFIHLRSHSEYSLLEGALRLKKLPSMCRDAGMPALALTDTNNMFAALEFSVAMAGAGVQPIIGCQVDVAYVEVQPGEKPRPPAPVVLLAQSELGYENLMKLNSCLYLDKGGAVAEVTLAELEALSADLICLTGGALGPVGMLLQGGQRPAAEALMARLQGAFGDRLYVELQRHPEDGGQPEPERLTERGFIEMAYAMDIPLVATNDVYFPKPDMYEAHDALICIAEGAYVDQSQPRRRLTAQHYFKSQAEMATLFADLPEALSNTVEIAKRCAFMAYRRDPILPKFADDEVAELRRMANEGLQARLAVIPHAVSVEDYQKRLDFELGIIEGMGFPGYFLIVADFIQWAKDNDIPVGPGRGSGAGSLVAYALTITDLDPLRYSLLFERFLNPERVSMPDFDIDFCMDRREEVIRYVQEKYGRDKVGQIITFGALLSKAAVRDIGRVLQMPYGQVDRLSKMIPVEGVKPVSIEKALADEPRLREEAKNEEVVDRLLTYGQQVEGLLRNASTHAAGVVIGDRPLDHLVPLYQDPRSDMPATQFNMKWVEQAGLVKFDFLGLKTLTVIQNALDQIKAGGRHLHLAADGRQIYEPPEGHVDDVATIPLDDKATYKLYSSAKTVAVFQVESSGMMDALKRMKPTCIEDIVALVALYRPGPMENIPVYCEVKNGQRELESVHPSIDYILEETQGIIVYQEQVMQIAQVMAGYSLGGADLLRRAMGKKIAEEMAKERPKFEKGAMANGVDKKKAAEVFDLLEKFANYGFNKSHAAAYAVVSYQTAWLKANHPVEFMAGVMNCDIHLTDKLAVYFEEVRKRLELPWVPPCVNRSDATFKVVDGALVYALGALKNVGLEAMRLVTEGRKVDGVDKPFATLFDLARRVDLKRVGKRPLEMLVRSGAFDQLDSNRRRVFQSLDGLVSYSAAIHEQKASSQVSLFGEAGDDLPEPRMLPCDDWQSAERLAEEFKAVGFYLSGHPLDDYMPPLKRKWAREAGLPFLTLDELNEKVSTRGAMNARLAGVVAGRQERKSARGNRFAFAQLSDPTGGYEVTIFSDVLEASRDHLEVGSKVVVTVEATMESDQLKLLARGIGPIDAAVADAGSMGLRVFIDGPGAIQSVADVLDGARQAVKAAGKGPVQFCLMDPSLPGEVEVDLGREFPVTPQIKGAIRSLDGVMEVEEI; this is encoded by the coding sequence ATGTCCAATGATCCCCGATTCATTCACCTGCGTAGCCATTCCGAGTATTCCTTGCTGGAAGGCGCGCTGCGGCTGAAAAAGCTGCCCAGCATGTGCCGCGATGCGGGCATGCCCGCGCTGGCGCTGACCGACACCAACAACATGTTCGCCGCGCTGGAATTCTCTGTCGCCATGGCGGGCGCGGGCGTGCAGCCGATCATCGGCTGTCAGGTCGACGTGGCCTATGTCGAGGTGCAGCCGGGTGAGAAACCGCGCCCGCCTGCGCCGGTGGTCCTGCTGGCGCAAAGCGAATTGGGCTATGAGAACCTGATGAAGCTGAACTCCTGCCTCTACCTCGACAAGGGCGGGGCGGTGGCCGAGGTGACGCTGGCGGAGCTTGAGGCGCTGAGCGCCGATCTCATCTGCCTGACGGGTGGCGCGTTGGGGCCGGTGGGGATGCTTTTGCAAGGCGGCCAGCGCCCGGCGGCAGAGGCGTTGATGGCGCGGCTGCAGGGTGCCTTTGGCGACCGGCTTTATGTCGAGTTGCAGCGCCACCCCGAAGACGGTGGCCAACCCGAGCCCGAGCGTCTGACCGAGCGCGGCTTTATCGAGATGGCCTATGCGATGGATATCCCGCTGGTTGCGACCAACGATGTCTATTTCCCGAAACCAGATATGTACGAGGCCCATGACGCGCTGATCTGCATCGCCGAGGGTGCCTATGTTGACCAAAGCCAGCCCCGCCGCCGCTTGACCGCGCAGCATTACTTCAAGTCGCAGGCCGAGATGGCGACGCTTTTCGCCGATCTACCCGAAGCGCTGAGCAACACTGTCGAGATCGCCAAACGCTGCGCCTTTATGGCCTACCGCCGCGACCCGATCTTGCCGAAGTTCGCCGACGATGAGGTGGCCGAACTGCGCCGCATGGCCAACGAGGGGCTACAGGCGCGTCTGGCGGTGATCCCCCATGCGGTCAGCGTGGAGGACTACCAAAAGCGCCTCGATTTCGAGCTGGGCATCATCGAAGGCATGGGGTTCCCCGGCTACTTCCTGATCGTTGCCGACTTCATCCAATGGGCCAAAGACAATGACATTCCCGTGGGGCCGGGGCGGGGCTCGGGTGCGGGGTCACTCGTGGCCTATGCGCTGACCATCACCGACCTCGACCCCCTGCGCTATTCGCTGCTGTTCGAGCGTTTCCTCAACCCCGAGCGGGTCTCGATGCCCGACTTCGACATCGACTTTTGCATGGACCGCCGCGAAGAGGTGATCCGCTACGTGCAGGAGAAATACGGTCGCGACAAGGTGGGGCAGATCATCACCTTCGGTGCGCTTTTGTCCAAGGCGGCGGTGCGCGATATTGGTCGCGTGTTGCAGATGCCCTACGGGCAGGTCGACCGTCTGTCGAAGATGATCCCGGTGGAAGGGGTGAAACCCGTCTCCATCGAAAAGGCGCTGGCGGATGAGCCGCGCCTGCGCGAAGAGGCCAAGAACGAAGAGGTCGTGGACCGCTTGCTGACCTATGGCCAGCAGGTCGAGGGGCTCTTGCGCAACGCCTCGACCCACGCGGCGGGTGTGGTCATCGGCGACCGGCCGCTGGACCATCTGGTGCCGCTCTATCAAGACCCGCGCTCGGACATGCCAGCGACGCAGTTCAACATGAAATGGGTCGAACAGGCCGGGCTGGTGAAATTCGACTTTCTGGGTCTGAAGACTCTCACCGTCATCCAAAACGCGCTTGATCAGATCAAAGCGGGCGGGCGGCATCTGCACCTCGCCGCAGATGGTCGCCAAATTTATGAGCCGCCAGAGGGGCACGTGGATGACGTGGCCACGATCCCGCTCGACGATAAAGCGACCTACAAGCTTTACTCCAGCGCCAAGACGGTCGCGGTCTTTCAGGTGGAATCCAGCGGCATGATGGATGCGCTCAAGCGCATGAAACCGACCTGTATCGAAGACATCGTGGCCCTCGTGGCGCTTTACCGTCCCGGCCCGATGGAGAACATTCCGGTCTATTGCGAGGTCAAGAATGGCCAGCGCGAGCTGGAATCCGTGCACCCGTCGATCGACTACATCCTTGAAGAGACCCAAGGCATTATCGTTTACCAAGAACAGGTGATGCAGATCGCGCAGGTCATGGCGGGCTACTCGCTTGGCGGCGCGGACCTGTTGCGCCGTGCGATGGGTAAGAAAATTGCCGAGGAGATGGCCAAGGAACGCCCCAAGTTCGAAAAGGGCGCGATGGCCAATGGGGTCGATAAAAAGAAGGCGGCAGAGGTCTTCGACCTTCTGGAAAAATTCGCCAACTACGGTTTCAACAAATCCCACGCGGCGGCCTATGCGGTGGTCTCCTACCAGACGGCTTGGCTGAAAGCGAACCACCCGGTCGAGTTCATGGCCGGGGTGATGAATTGCGATATCCACCTGACTGACAAGCTGGCGGTTTACTTCGAGGAAGTGCGCAAGCGGCTGGAACTGCCTTGGGTGCCGCCCTGCGTGAACCGCTCGGATGCGACCTTCAAAGTGGTCGATGGCGCGCTGGTCTATGCGCTCGGTGCGTTGAAGAACGTCGGGTTGGAGGCGATGCGGCTGGTGACCGAGGGGCGCAAGGTCGACGGTGTCGACAAGCCCTTTGCCACGCTCTTTGACCTCGCCCGCCGGGTGGACCTCAAGCGCGTGGGCAAGCGGCCGCTGGAGATGCTGGTGCGCTCGGGCGCCTTCGATCAGCTCGACAGCAACCGGCGGCGGGTGTTCCAATCGCTCGACGGGCTGGTCAGCTACTCCGCGGCGATCCATGAGCAGAAAGCCAGCAGTCAGGTGTCGCTCTTTGGTGAGGCAGGCGATGATCTGCCCGAACCGCGGATGCTGCCCTGCGATGACTGGCAATCGGCGGAGCGGCTGGCCGAGGAATTCAAGGCTGTGGGCTTTTATCTTTCGGGCCATCCGCTTGACGACTACATGCCGCCGCTGAAACGCAAATGGGCGCGCGAGGCGGGCTTGCCCTTCCTCACGCTGGACGAATTGAACGAAAAGGTCAGCACCCGCGGCGCGATGAACGCGCGGTTGGCGGGCGTGGTCGCCGGACGGCAAGAGCGCAAGTCGGCGCGGGGCAACCGCTTTGCCTTTGCGCAGCTGTCGGACCCCACGGGTGGCTACGAGGTGACGATCTTCTCCGACGTGCTGGAGGCGTCGCGCGATCATCTGGAGGTCGGGTCCAAGGTCGTCGTTACGGTCGAAGCCACGATGGAAAGCGACCAGTTGAAGCTTTTGGCACGCGGCATCGGCCCGATCGACGCGGCGGTGGCGGATGCGGGCAGCATGGGGCTGCGCGTTTTCATCGACGGGCCGGGGGCCATTCAATCGGTGGCCGATGTGCTCGACGGGGCGCGCCAAGCGGTCAAGGCGGCGGGGAAGGGGCCGGTGCAGTTCTGCCTGATGGACCCAAGCCTGCCCGGCGAGGTCGAGGTTGATCTGGGGCGCGAGTTCCCGGTGACACCGCAGATCAAGGGCGCGATCCGCTCGCTCGACGGGGTGATGGAGGTCGAGGAAATCTGA
- a CDS encoding ABC transporter ATP-binding protein: MSRAPREGPQPSPHGSGRLLKIEDLHLSFGGIKALQGVNFEAGAGEITGVIGPNGAGKTSLFNAISGFYKPDRGRVSFDGQDITTLSPDRRAGLGLARTFQNIALFRGMTVLDNIKLGGHTRLNTNVWQALRYFGAAQKAELELRREIEEQVIDFLEIDHIRKYPITMLPYGLQKRVELGRALAMRPRVLLLDEPVAGMNREETADMARFILDVQEQFGTTILLVEHDMHMVMDICSRIVVLNFGQQIASGTPEEVSNNPAVIEAYLGAAA, encoded by the coding sequence ATGTCACGCGCCCCTCGCGAGGGGCCGCAGCCGTCGCCGCATGGGAGTGGGCGATTGCTGAAGATTGAGGATTTGCATCTGTCCTTTGGCGGCATCAAGGCGCTGCAGGGGGTGAATTTCGAAGCCGGGGCCGGAGAGATCACCGGTGTCATTGGCCCCAACGGCGCGGGCAAGACCTCGCTTTTCAATGCGATATCAGGGTTTTACAAGCCCGACCGGGGGCGTGTGTCCTTTGACGGGCAGGATATCACGACGCTCAGCCCCGACAGGCGCGCAGGGCTGGGGCTGGCGCGGACCTTCCAGAACATCGCGCTGTTTCGCGGCATGACCGTGCTCGACAACATCAAGCTCGGCGGTCACACGCGGCTCAATACCAACGTCTGGCAAGCGCTGCGCTATTTCGGCGCGGCGCAGAAGGCCGAGTTGGAGCTGCGCCGCGAGATCGAAGAGCAGGTGATCGATTTCCTTGAGATCGACCACATCCGCAAATACCCGATTACCATGCTGCCTTATGGTCTGCAAAAGCGGGTCGAACTGGGCCGCGCGCTGGCGATGCGCCCGCGCGTGCTGCTGCTGGATGAGCCGGTGGCGGGCATGAACCGGGAAGAGACCGCCGACATGGCGCGGTTCATCCTCGACGTGCAGGAGCAGTTCGGCACCACGATCCTGCTGGTGGAACATGACATGCACATGGTGATGGACATCTGCAGCCGCATCGTCGTGCTGAACTTCGGCCAGCAGATCGCCAGCGGCACGCCCGAGGAGGTCTCGAACAACCCGGCGGTGATCGAAGCCTATCTGGGGGCCGCGGCATGA
- a CDS encoding SlyX family protein has product MNQLEEQIAHLTRAVDDMSEIVTRQEDEIVTLNRRVHMLMQREGERDASGGGAVVMGDERPPHY; this is encoded by the coding sequence ATTAACCAACTCGAAGAGCAGATCGCCCACCTGACCCGCGCGGTCGACGATATGTCAGAGATCGTCACCCGTCAGGAGGATGAGATCGTCACCCTGAACCGCCGCGTGCATATGTTGATGCAGCGCGAGGGAGAACGGGATGCTTCGGGCGGTGGCGCGGTCGTCATGGGCGATGAACGGCCCCCGCATTACTAA
- the hisS gene encoding histidine--tRNA ligase, with the protein MAKPKKTPRPKAQTPKGFRDYFGTEVTHRAEMLSKIAAVYHRYGFDALESSGVETVEALGKFLPDVDRPNEGVFAWQEDSEGDKPGDWLALRYDLTAPLARVYAQHRNDLPMPYRRYAMGPVWRNEKPGPGRFRQFYQCDADTVGAPSVAADAEICAMLADCLEEVGIARGDYVVRVNNRKVLNGVLEVAGLAGDDKDTERGIVLRAIDKLDRLGPEGVRALLGEGRKDDSGDFTKGAGLEDAQADVVMGFMQAKRDSGAETVSRLRELVAGSDVGVQGVDELELISDLLAAGGYGPDRVEIDPSVVRGLGYYTGPVFEAELTFEVKDEKGRARNFGSVAGGGRYDDLVKRFTGQEVPATGVSIGVDRLLAALAAKGRLEGEATGPVVVTVMDRDRMADYQAMVAELRQAGIRAEVYLGNPKNFGNQMKYADKRQSPVVVIEGGDEKDRGVVQIKDMVLGAQLAQEASHDEWKERPNQYEVPRADLIKAVRDILDRTS; encoded by the coding sequence ATGGCAAAGCCCAAGAAAACCCCCCGTCCCAAGGCGCAGACCCCGAAGGGGTTCCGCGATTATTTCGGGACCGAGGTGACCCATCGGGCCGAGATGCTCAGCAAGATCGCCGCAGTTTACCACCGTTATGGGTTCGACGCACTGGAAAGCTCGGGCGTTGAGACGGTTGAGGCGCTTGGCAAATTCCTCCCCGATGTAGACCGCCCCAACGAGGGTGTCTTTGCGTGGCAGGAAGATTCAGAAGGCGACAAACCCGGTGATTGGCTGGCGCTGCGCTATGATCTGACAGCGCCCTTGGCGCGGGTCTATGCCCAGCACCGCAACGATCTGCCGATGCCCTACCGCCGCTATGCGATGGGGCCGGTTTGGCGCAATGAAAAGCCGGGACCGGGGCGGTTTCGTCAGTTTTATCAGTGCGATGCGGATACCGTAGGCGCGCCATCGGTGGCGGCGGATGCCGAGATTTGCGCGATGCTGGCCGATTGTCTGGAAGAGGTCGGGATCGCGCGCGGCGACTATGTCGTGCGGGTGAACAACCGCAAGGTGCTGAATGGGGTGCTGGAAGTCGCGGGCCTTGCCGGAGACGACAAGGACACCGAGCGCGGCATCGTGCTGCGCGCCATCGACAAGTTGGACCGGCTGGGGCCGGAGGGCGTGCGCGCGCTGTTGGGGGAGGGCCGCAAGGACGACAGCGGCGATTTCACCAAGGGTGCCGGATTGGAAGACGCGCAGGCCGATGTGGTCATGGGTTTCATGCAGGCCAAGCGGGACAGTGGGGCCGAGACAGTGTCGCGGCTGCGCGAGTTGGTCGCGGGCTCCGATGTCGGCGTGCAGGGTGTGGATGAGCTTGAGCTGATCTCTGACCTTCTGGCCGCGGGTGGCTATGGTCCTGACCGGGTTGAGATTGATCCGTCGGTCGTGCGCGGCCTTGGCTATTACACAGGGCCGGTGTTCGAGGCCGAACTGACCTTTGAGGTCAAAGACGAAAAGGGCCGCGCGCGGAACTTCGGCTCGGTCGCGGGCGGTGGGCGCTATGATGATCTGGTCAAGCGGTTTACCGGGCAGGAAGTGCCTGCGACGGGCGTCTCCATCGGCGTTGACCGGCTGTTGGCCGCGCTGGCCGCGAAGGGGCGGCTTGAGGGCGAAGCCACAGGCCCCGTCGTCGTCACCGTGATGGACCGCGACCGCATGGCCGATTATCAGGCGATGGTCGCGGAGTTGCGGCAGGCGGGCATCCGGGCAGAGGTATATCTGGGCAACCCCAAGAACTTCGGCAACCAGATGAAATACGCCGACAAGCGTCAGAGCCCGGTTGTGGTCATCGAAGGCGGTGACGAGAAAGACCGCGGCGTGGTGCAGATCAAGGACATGGTGCTGGGCGCGCAACTGGCGCAAGAGGCGAGCCATGATGAGTGGAAAGAGCGCCCCAACCAATATGAAGTGCCCCGCGCCGATCTGATCAAGGCGGTCCGCGATATTCTGGATCGGACAAGCTGA
- the hisG gene encoding ATP phosphoribosyltransferase — translation MTLKLGVPSKGRLMEKTFEWFGARGVSLQRTGSDREYAGKVEGIEDVSLVLLSAGEIPRELSAGRIHLGVTGTDLVQEKLALWDQLVEPLEELNFGHADLIIAVPQAWVDVDTLDDLDAAAAAFRAEHGFRLRIATKYHRLVREFLRTHGVADYALVDSQGATEGTVLNETAEAIADITSSGETLRANHLKILSDGLILQSQATLWRSRMAPLEDHSRKALKTLIAQLT, via the coding sequence ATGACGCTGAAACTTGGTGTGCCGTCCAAGGGGCGGCTGATGGAAAAGACCTTTGAATGGTTCGGCGCGCGCGGCGTGAGCTTGCAGCGCACCGGGTCCGACCGCGAATATGCGGGCAAGGTCGAGGGCATCGAAGATGTCTCTCTGGTGCTGCTCTCAGCCGGAGAAATCCCGCGCGAACTGTCGGCGGGGCGGATCCACCTTGGCGTGACCGGCACCGATCTGGTGCAAGAGAAGCTGGCGCTTTGGGATCAACTGGTCGAGCCGCTGGAGGAACTGAACTTTGGCCATGCCGACCTGATCATCGCGGTGCCGCAGGCTTGGGTCGATGTCGATACGCTGGATGATCTGGATGCCGCCGCGGCGGCCTTCCGTGCGGAACATGGCTTCCGCCTGCGCATCGCCACGAAATACCACCGGTTGGTGCGGGAATTCCTGCGCACCCACGGTGTGGCCGATTACGCGCTGGTCGACAGCCAGGGCGCGACCGAGGGCACGGTGCTGAATGAAACCGCCGAGGCGATTGCCGATATCACCTCCAGCGGAGAGACGCTGCGCGCCAATCACCTCAAGATCCTCAGCGACGGTTTGATCCTGCAATCGCAGGCCACACTCTGGCGGTCGCGCATGGCACCCCTAGAGGATCACAGCCGCAAAGCGCTGAAAACCCTCATCGCGCAACTGACCTGA
- a CDS encoding ATP phosphoribosyltransferase regulatory subunit — protein sequence MPTRSETLARAASLRAIFDAQGAVLVEPPILQPADTLLDLYGEDIRARAYVTSDALCGEQMLRPDFTVPVVQMHMAHGAEPARYTYSGEVFRRQEHDPNRANEYIQVGFEVFDRADPAAADAEVFALIAEAMQGLPVRPVTGDIGVLMAAVQGLDTSPARKQALMRHIWRPRRFRALLDRYAGRTPVPAGRKALLAKAEAEISAPMVGLRSQAEIEARVAALREDAKTAPISAQQVDLFEALLEVKETLPNALSRLRDLAVDMPAIGDAVARVAARADAMRARGIDTDALLFEASHGRSSMEYYDGFVFAFRAASRPDLPSIASGGRYDALTRRLGQGDEIPAVGGVMRPGLMLELEAGQ from the coding sequence ATGCCGACACGTTCCGAAACGCTGGCGCGGGCGGCGTCGCTACGCGCGATTTTCGACGCGCAGGGCGCTGTGCTCGTCGAGCCGCCGATCCTGCAACCGGCCGACACGCTGCTGGACCTCTACGGCGAGGACATCCGCGCGCGCGCCTACGTCACCTCGGACGCGCTGTGTGGCGAGCAGATGCTGCGCCCCGATTTCACCGTGCCCGTGGTGCAGATGCATATGGCCCATGGGGCCGAGCCCGCGCGCTATACCTATTCGGGAGAGGTCTTTCGGCGGCAGGAGCATGATCCGAACCGCGCCAATGAATACATTCAGGTGGGTTTCGAGGTTTTCGACCGCGCCGACCCGGCGGCGGCAGATGCCGAGGTTTTCGCCCTGATCGCCGAGGCGATGCAGGGGTTGCCGGTGCGCCCGGTGACGGGGGATATCGGTGTGCTGATGGCGGCGGTGCAGGGGCTTGATACCTCGCCCGCGCGCAAACAGGCATTGATGCGTCACATCTGGCGCCCGCGCCGCTTTCGCGCGTTGCTGGACCGCTATGCGGGGCGCACCCCTGTGCCTGCCGGACGCAAAGCGTTGTTGGCCAAGGCAGAGGCTGAGATTTCGGCACCCATGGTCGGACTGCGCTCACAGGCAGAGATCGAAGCCCGCGTGGCAGCGCTGCGCGAAGACGCCAAGACCGCGCCAATTTCCGCGCAGCAAGTTGATCTTTTTGAGGCGCTGTTGGAGGTCAAAGAAACCCTGCCGAACGCGCTGAGCCGTCTGCGCGATCTGGCCGTCGACATGCCCGCCATCGGCGATGCCGTGGCCCGCGTTGCGGCCCGCGCCGATGCGATGCGCGCCCGCGGGATCGACACCGATGCACTGCTCTTCGAGGCCAGCCATGGGCGGTCTTCGATGGAATATTACGACGGTTTCGTTTTTGCCTTCCGCGCGGCCTCGCGGCCCGATCTGCCCAGCATCGCCAGCGGCGGGCGCTATGACGCGCTGACCCGGCGGTTGGGGCAGGGCGATGAAATCCCGGCGGTGGGCGGCGTGATGCGCCCCGGCCTGATGCTAGAACTGGAGGCCGGGCAATGA